TTGTTCTGTCAGCACTTCTTTGCTTCTTTATAGTTTTACAGTCCTTAATAGGGGCCTCCAAGAAAAAGAAAAACGCCTTAAGTTTAATTCGGTAATATCCTCAAGGTATGCGCTTTTTGAGCCCTATTGTATAGTAAGTATAGAAAGGATATACAGCGGCATGTTTGAAAGGTCGCAGATGGGAGCTAAAAATGCATGAAATTTCCCTTGAGGGCGTAAAAAAATATTTGGATTCGGTACTTATCCTTAAAAATGTTACTTTTCTGGTAACAGAGGGGGAGAAAGTGGCGATTGTAGGAGAAAACGGGTGTGGTAAATCCACTATACTAAAACTGATAGCTGGCATCTTAAAATTGCATCATTGTGCCGGTTATCCCTATGCCCCGATTCCGCCGGGATTTGATGAGGGATGGGTAAAGGTCTCTAAGGACACGGTTTGTGCCTATCTGGAACAAATTCCACAGTATGGCAGCAGACTAAAGGTGATAGATGTCTTAAATCTTAGCTTTAAAGAAGTACATGATTTAGAAGCAAAGCTGCATCAAATGGAACAGAGCATGGTGTATCTCACAGGTAAAGATTTAAAGACAGCCTTAGAAAAGTATGGAGAATTAGTGCAACTATATGAATTAAAGGGTGGTTATTCCATCGAAGAAAAAATAAGTAAAATCTGTAAGGGTTTGAACTTCACAGATAGTTTCTTGCAGCAGGATTTTGACCAGCTAAGTGGCGGCGAAAAGACCACAGTAGCGCTTGGTAAATTGCTTATTGATGCACCGGATGTATTATTATTAGATGAGCCTACCAATCATTTGGATATAGAATCTGTTGAATGGTTAGAGGAATATGTAAAAAGTTATAAAGGAATTGTAATCGTTGTTTCTCATGACAGATATTTTCTGGATAATACGGTAAATAAGGTAATCGAAATAGAGGATAAGGTAAGTCATGTCTATTTTGGGAATTATTCGGAGTATATCAGACAAAAAGAGGAGAATATTCGCCTTCAATATAATAGGTATAAGGAACAAAAAAAGAAAATTAGCAGTATGGAACAATCTGTAAAGGAGTTAAAGGAATGGGCAAAAAAGGCGGACAATAATAAGTTTGTAAAAAGGGCTGCAAGTATTCAAAACAAATTGGATAAGTTGACACCGCTTAATAAACCTGTAGTAAACCGGCAGAATCTTAAGCTTACCATGAATGAAGGGGAACGTTCCGGCAAAATTGTTATAAAGGCTTTAAATCTATCAAAAGTTTTTGAGAATAAGACAATTTTACAGCAGGCAGAAGTATTGGTACAGTATGGAGAGCGGATAGCATTAGTCGGGCCGAATGGCTGCGGAAAAACTACCTTTCTTAGAATGTTACTGGGGGAACTGCAGCCGGATGAAGGAATATTGACTTTAGGTGCTGGTGTCAGGAGTGCTTATTTACCTCAGAATTTGATTTTTGAAGATGAGGAACTTACGGTACTGGATTATTTTCGGGAGGATACGGTAGTTTCTGAGGGACAAGCAAGAGACCGTCTGGCAAAATATAAATTTTACGGCGGCAATGTATATAAAAAAATAAAACTTTTGTCAGGTGGAGAAAAGGTTCGTTTAAAGCTATGCAAACTGCTGTTTCAGGAGCTTAATCTTATTATACTGGATGAACCTACGAATCATCTGGATATGATATCCATAGAAAGCATTGAAGCGGCTCTTTCAGAGTTTAAAGGAACTATATTTCTCATATCCCATGACAGGTATTTTATTAATAAAATGAGTCAGAGAATTCTTGCCATTGAAGATTACAGCATTAAAAGTTATCTGGGTAATTATGATGATTATAGATTACAAAGAGAGAGAGCCGAGAATGGACAGGAAAAGAAAGAGCAGCCGGTTCAAGAGAAGATTATTAAAACAATAGATGTCAAAAAGTCTGAAAAAGCGAATTTTAAAAAGAAACAGCCCCTGGAAAAAGGTAAAGCAGATAGTAAAAAGCGGGAGGAAAAAATAGAATTACTTGAAAAACAATTAAAAGAACTTGATAAGGATATAGAGAAGGACACGTCTGATTATGAAAGATTAAGTAAGTTGTATCAGGTGAAGAAAGAACTTACTGATGAAATAGATGCCCTTCTAGAAGAATGGATAGATGACCCGTTTTGTACACAATAATGGTAATAGGATTACTAACTTTCATGGATACAAAACGGGTAAATGCCTCTTCAGGTAGTGGGTTAATTGAAGATTATAACTGGTTATTTTCATTTAACGGCAGTATTTTATACTGAGAAGTTATACACATAAAGAGCTGGGGATACCAGGTCATAATATTCCAGATGCCAACACCGGATAAATTGAAATCCGGAACAAATTTTAAGGAAATATTGTAACTTCTAACATCCCAGAAGCGCACCAGATATTCATCGCCTGAATAAAAATGAAAGGAAGCAGTATTGGTGATGGCGTCATATACAATATGGGCATTATTCTGAGAAGCCAGTTCAATAGCGGCTCGGTAGCTGATAGCCATACCCTTTGTAGAGCCTGATATAAAAGGTAACTTCCAGACGTATCCTTGCAAAGGGATACCAATAGAGGTTTTAGCAGGAGGAACCAGCTCAGTAAACTCAGATATGATTTCTCGGAGGCTTTCTGTACAGAGTGAGCCAAGGGGAGTACCTTCAGAATAACCAAATTCATAAACAATCAAGGTAATTCCTGTCAATTCCTTTGCCAATAATCCATAATCGAATCCAATGATAGGAGTCTCAAAAGTATCCAGTACTTGATAGCCGGCGTCTGTTACGTGTTCAAGCAATCGTAAGGCATGCTTTCTATAACGTTCACGGTAGGTCGGATGGATGTAAGGCGTGTGAAAACTTACACCGTGATATCCCTTTGTTTTCAGGATAAGAAGAATCTGTTCAATAAACCTATCCTCAATGGTCTTGTCTGATATAATTGAATTTACGATATCCATTGCTTCTTCGGTATTATTAGAACCGGGTATAATCATCATTATGGGGGCTGTACCATAGGCTTTGGCCAGTCCGATAATATCCTCATCTTCCAGATTGCTTAAGTCACCAAAAGAAGTAACACTGTAGCTGTATATGGTAATATAAGTAAGGTAGGGCAAGGTTTTTTTTAAGACATTTTTGTCAATATAAGGGTAGGCAAATCCATTGGTAGCAATAGTGTGTCCTTTCTTTTCCCGAAAACTTATTACAATTTCATCACCCGGATACAAAATCTGCTTATCAGATAATTCCGGATTGTTTCTTAGAAGTTCTATTACAGTAGTGCGGTAAGAATCAGCAATCTGTGCCAAAGAATCTCCTTCTTTGACGGTATATATTATTTCAGGTATTAGTATGATGAGGCTTTCACCTATTACCAGTGCTTCCGTATCTGCTAAATTATTATATATTTTTAATCTGTTTGCTGATATACCATAGTATTCTGCAATGGAATCAACGGTATCTCCAGGTTTTACAACATGAATAATCATAGCTGCCCTCGAAAGGTTTTGTTTCATTATATGTATTCAATTCCCAGAGGATACTTATTAAATAAATCACTTTATTGCATATAGTAGGTTTAAACCTTGTCAAATTGACATTTAGCTTTAGTTGGACTATTTTGAAAGTTACAAGTTAAGGTATACTAACAGTGTGGAGGCGGATGAATTATTTAATGAGTTCAACGAATTTTACTATTTTGTATTGGGAGTTAATAATCAGCCACATCTGAGCGTAAAAAATCATTACATTCCATATGGCCTTACCCTGTAAACCATACTCCATAATTAAATCTAGTATGGAGTTAATAGTTCTGGCATCTATAAACCAGACAATGTGGCGTGCCGGCAGTCCATAATAATTCAATTGGTTATATAAAAAGAAAGGTGTCTGTGAAGTTTCGTCAAAGTCTATGGGTATATTGAAATTACTGGCCAGCTGTATAGCAGCATTTATAGTAAGGGATGTGGCATTGGAAACGATGGAGGAGATATAGGAAAGTTCCCAATCATAACCTATGACGGGTGTACCTATTTCAATCTTATGTCCCGGGACCATAGGTGTAATGTAATTAAGAAATACCTGCTGGTTATAGTTGGAGCTTACCGGAGTAGGCGGTCCATAATTAGTTCCCCATACAAAATTAGAGAAGCCCAAAGTATCAGCATATTTACTTAAGGCACCGTAGTCTACCTGAGAAAAATCTACCCGATCTCCAAGAGTGCGAATATTAGGATTAATGGTTGAGAATACCAGATAGCCTTCTTTTTTTAACCGATTATAAAGTTTCGATAATAAGCTATGATATAACTCCTGATTCAGTTCACTTAGAAAACTAAAGGTTATATTTACACCAGAGTAGCCAAATGACTGTATGACTTTTAAGGTATTATCAGCAAGATGCTCTTGTAAGCTATCACTTAATAAAATTTGATTGGCAGCAGTAAGGTCAGGAACACCGGCAGTTGTTAGGGTAGTTAGAGACATTAAAGGGACTACATCATACGCTTTTGCCAATTGTATTATTTCAGATTCATCGAAATAAGGGATTAATTCTGCGTCTTTATTTACGGTGTAATTAAAAAGGGACAGGAAAGTCAAATACGGTAAAGTTTTAATTAATGTGCTTTTTTCTATAAACGCATAAGCAAAGCCATTGGTTGTAATTTCTCTGCCGGTCTTATAACTTATTACAAGTGTTTCACCAATTTCTAGAAAAGTTCTGTCTGAAATACTGGGATTATTTCGCAGCAATTGAAGAATGGTAACATTGAATCTGGAAGCAATTCCTTCCAGAGTATCCCCTTCCTCCACTGTATAGGTTTGTTCAGGATAAGCAATAACTATAGTCTGCCCTACCACTAACTCATTCGGATTTATTATGTCATTGTCCTGTATTAATTTTGATTGGGACACTCCATAATAGTCAGCAATAAAAGTTAGAGTTTCACCCGGTTTGACAACATGTATAATCATAGCTTCACCTTTTATGACTTTCTATTATGTATATGTATTTTGTTTTGGGAATAGAAGAAAAGTAAACTTATATAAATAATATATTGACAGGGAAAGAAATTCTGATATTATATGTATATACATGTAATTTGTTGAAATACATTAGGAGGCATAGAGGATGCTATCAATAGAAAAGAGTATTCAGGCAAAGGCCTATGCATTGGGATATGAAAAATGCGGTATTGTGCCTATTCATAAGTTGGATGGTTATGAAGAAAAGTTAAAAGAACGGATAGAAAAGGTACCGGAATCAGAAAGATTCTATCAAGGGCAAAAGAGGTTGCTTAATCTGAACAATACATATCCATGGGCAAAATCGGCAGTAGTCCTTGCACTTTCCTATAACAAATATAAGGTTCCGGAGCAGGTAAAGGGACACATTGCAAAATCTTATTTGTTTGATGTACGGATTGATAAAAATTCGGTTGAATACAATAACAGACAGAAGTTTGAACAGTATTTGGGGAAGTTAGGTATAAAAGCAGAAAATAATAAAAAATTTGGTATAGTAGGGATGAGATGGGCAGCCTTACAGGCAGGTCTTGGAGTGGTACGCCGCAATAATTTTTTTTATACGGAATCCGGTTCCTGGAATCATATAGAAGCCTGGTTGATTGACAAGGATATAGAGCTGTTGGAGGAAAAATCCCTTGCACCCTGTCCAGCAGGCTGTAGCAAATGTATTGGCAGTTGTCCCACCAAGTCCCTCTCAGAAGCTTATACTATGTCACCTACAAAATGTATTTCTTATCTAACAACGTTTGGAGGGCGTGAACTATACCAGGAGCCGCTTGCGGGGAAATTCGGGGACTGTATTTATGGGTGTGATATTTGTCAGGATGTTTGTCCCATGAATGCAAAAGAATGGAAGGGCAGGGAAGAATTTCCCGGACTTTCTGAAATTATACCCAATTTGAGTCCGGAAAATATTATGAGTATGAGGCAAGAGTATTACACTGCTAAAATTCAGCCAAAATTTTTCTATTTAACAGATAAAGAACTATGGAAATGGCAGGTTAATACTTTGAATTATATGGATAACCAATATAAGGATGAGTATAGAAAATATATCTTAAAGGCCTGTGAAAGTGAATATACCCAGGTTCGGAATATGGCCCTTATTATTATTAAGAATAGACTGCTGGCTGTATAGGGGTTATGCTATAGCAGAGATGTCAGGATGCAAAAGACATAAGCCTAGGATTTATATAGGAAGTTGTCGTGTTGACATATGGCTTTCACTTGACAAAGAAGAAGCTGTGTATTAATGTAAAATATACATAATTTATACAAATAAGAGAGAGTGCACCATGAATAAAAAAACAGACCTAAAATTAAAGGATTGTGCCTGTAAGAGACTTAGAATGTCAACCCGGATTGTGACTCAGTTTTATGATAATGCCTTTCGCAAAGCTGGGTTAAAATCCACCCAGTACTCACTGCTTAAGGATATAGCCTCCAGGCAGGGCGGAATCTCGGTAAATGAACTTGCAAATCTATCTCTGATGGACCAGACAACAGTCACTAGAAATATTGAAATTTTACGTAAGAATGAACTAATAACGGTGAAAACAGCAGATATAGATTCCCGAAAGAAATGTATTGCAGTCAGTGAAGCTGGGAAAGAAAGACTTACAGAGGCAACACCAATATGGAAAGAGACCCAAAGACAGGTACAAGAGTTAGTTGGAGAAGAAAAATATGAGGCATTTTTAGAGGTTTTATCCTGTTTGGAGAACCTGAAATAAACGGGGATTAGTATATAGACCATAATACATGGGGTTATTAAGGCAAATAAAAAGGATACACCATACAGATTTCCTTATAAGTGGAATGCTGTACAGGGTATCCCTTTTTAAATTAAAGTGTTTCAGCTAGGTTCATTTCTGCACACATTAAGATAAAGGCCCCGGCACCATGTAAATCATTAACACTAGTAGGACGGTTAATATAGTGAGTGTAATCCCCAATACCGGTGCCAATGCATACACCATCAATTACGATACCGCCATTTTCATCGTATTTCAGACGGTTTATAACGCCGTCAAACCCTTTCCAGGCATACTTAAGATAGATTTTGTGAAGGTAACCCATTCTGACAGCCTTTGCCAGTGCACATACAAACAGGCAGGTGCAAGAGGTTTCCAACCAGTTATCAGATTCGTTCACTTTGTCAACCACCTGATACCAAAGGCCTGTTGACTCATCCTGAAATGGTACTAAGGATTTTAATAAATCTTGGAGTATTAAGACAAGCTCCGGTTTTTTGGAATGCTCCTCCGGTAAGTAATCAAAAATGTCAAGTAAAGCAACCGGATACCAGCCAATCGCACGTCCCCAGAATTCAGGAGCCTTTCCGGTAGCAGGGTGAGCCCAGATAGCTTCTCTGGTTTCATCCCATCCATGATAAAGAAGACCGGTTTTAAAGTCTCTGGTATGCTCATACATTAATAATGCCTGATGGGTAATTAAATCAAAATATTCGGGATACGCAAAGGTCTTACCAAAGTGTACTGAAAAAGGACCGCCCATGTACAGACCATCTAGCCACATCTGATTTGGATAAATTTCTTTATGCCAAAATCCTCCCTGGGAATTGGTTTTCCAACCTTTTACCAAAGGAATCAAGGTATGAAGAGCTGTTTTATAGCGTTCGTCTTTTGTCTTTTCATACAGGTGAAAAAGCAGGATGCAAGGCTGCAGGTCATCTAGTTGAGTCGCATCATATTCGGTTACTTTACCATCTTCATCGATGATACTGTCTACCCAGTCCTTTATATAATTATAATATTTTTCATCTCTATTTTGAAAATAGCATTGTTCCATTCCTGAAAGGAAAACACCCTGATGATAATGGAATCGGCCTTTAGGCGGTAACTCCTCCGGGCGGTATTTCGCCATAAGTGTATCACAGGCAAGTTCACCGTAATAAAGCGGTGTTTTTTCTCTAACGGTTGTCATATCAGCATCCATCCTTTTTAAAGTTATTATTGTATAAAACATCTGTAAATATATCTATATGTTACTGCATTAATCTGTACATTATTTGCTTAAAACATCTATTTCTTCTTATTTTTTGCTATTATTATAAAAAAAATTCCTATATAATAAGGTATAAGGAGGAAGTAGGATGAGCAAACGGAACTTTGTACTTAATAATTTTGCGGATATTTTCTCTGTATCCAGAAAAAAACAAGCCAATCATATTATGCCGTACAGTCATTTTCATAGCTCCTATGAGGCATATTACTTGTTAGAGGGAGAAAGACAGTTTTTTATCAAGGACAGAACAATCGTCATTAAGGCAGGAGATTTAATTATTATACAACCTGATGTGTTACACAAAACAGCCAATGGGAATTATCCAGAGCATGAAAAAATTATACTTAATTTTAAAGAAGAGTTTATACCTGCCTTTAGAGGTGATTTGTTTAAAAAGCTTTATTCTGCCTTTGATGAGGATTATCTGGTGATTCATTTCACTCTGCAATATAAAATACAGGTCGAGGATATGTTACAGCGGATTGTACAAGAAGCCAGAGAGAAGAAGGGAGCTTATGAAATCTATATACAAAGTCTTGTATTGCAACTGTTGATTTTGTCCTCCCGGTACTTAGAAGAACATATTATGGAGCCCTTAGAATATCTTAATCCCATGCATGAACGAATCAGTGAAATTGTACGTTACATTAATAAACATTATAAAAAAGAATTATCTCTGCCGTATCTGGCAGATAAATTCTTTGTCAGCCCTTACTATTTAAGCCATGCCTTCAAAGAGGTAACTGGTTTTACCTTTGTAGAATATGTGAATAGTGTACGGATTAAGGAAGCGAAAAAGTTGTTAGAAGAAACCAACTTAAAGGTATATTTTATAGCAGCTAAAGTGGGTTATGGAAGTATAACACATTTCGGTCGGGTATTTAAAGAAATAACCGGACATGCACCTCTTTATTATCGTAAAAAGAAATGAATTTTACTATGTCAAGGTACATCATTTAGCAAAGCAATAAATGGCATAAAGCCATTCTTTAATTGGCATGCAGTTTTATCAAAATAAAGTTATGATTAATTAAATTACTGTATTAGGTAAACTGTATACGCGATTAAAGGTCGCAGATTGGAGCTAATGGTGAAAGAATTTGATGGTAACAAAAGCAACAGAGAGTACTGTAATCCGGTACAGAGAGGTTTTTTTCCTGACCCCTCGGTAATTAGGGTGGGTGAGGATTATTATATGGTTAATTCCTCTTTTCAGTACTTTCCGGCAATACCCATATCCCATTCTAAGGATATGGTACATTGGCACATAATAGGGCATGCAGTGGTGAACACAGAGTATCTGCCTATGGAAGATATTAAAGATTCCCATGGAATCTGGGCACCGGATATATCCTATGTAGACGGTACATTCTATATCTTTGCTACTTTGCGATTAAACGGTGATGGTGGCAGGGGCAACAATGTTCTTCGCAGACAACTAATGGTAACTTCAAAAACTCCAGAGGGACCTTATTCAAAGCCGGTATGGCTGGAGGCAGATGCTATTGACCCGTCTCACTTTGTGGACGAAGACGGCAAGCATTATATGGTAATAGCAAGTGCTGCCACGGTTTATGAGATAAGCAGTGATTGCACCAAGTTAATAAGTGGTCCGAAGGTTGCTTGGCCAGGTACGGGAGAGAGATGCCCGGAAGGTCCACATATTATGAAAAAGGACGGTTGGTATTATGCCATTGTTGCCGAGGGTGGAACCGGTTATGGCCACGGAATCAATGTGGCACGTTCAAAAAATCTGTATGGTCCTTACGAAGAATGCCCCTATAATCCGGTTATCAGACAAAAAGACCCGAAGGCTTCTCTTCAAAGAACCGGTCACGGTAAACTGGTACAGACTCAAAATGGAGACTGGTGGATATATTATCTGCTGGGAAGACCCAATGAAGGAAAATTTACCACGGTTGGAAGGGAATCAGGACTAGATCCGGTCACCTGGACAGACGACGGATGGTTTATTGTAAATGAAGGAAAAGGGCCAAGTCTGGTTCAAAAGGCACCCATGTTACCGGAATGTATCTATGAAAGAAATACTATGGATGATTTTGATAAGGAAACTCTTAATCTGGAATGGGAGTTTGTACGGCTGCCGGATAATGGTTCATGGTCTCTGACAGAAAGGCCGGGATATTTTAGAATATGGACCAGAGACGGTCAGCTTCATGAAATCAAAGCAAAGAATACACTGCTTCGCAGAGAACAAGAGTTGAGTTATAAAGCGGAGACAAAGCTAGAGTTTTATCCTGAGCGTAATGGAGAACAGGCCGGACTAACCTGTTATTACAGTACGGCAACTTATGTCAGGTTCAGTTTATGCTATGAAGAGGGAAGAAAGCTGCAACTGGTTATAAATAGAAATCATGGGGAAGAGCTAATGGCAGAAGTAAAAGACATAAAAGAGGCCCCGGTTTATCTAAAAGTGGAAGTTGATAAATTAACCAGGAGCTTTTACTACAGTTATGACGGAATAGCTTGGGAAAAAGCAGGAGTTCTTACAGATTGTATTTATTTGTGTGATGAAGGGGTACCAGATGATCCCAAGAGACATACCGGAACCTTAGTTGGTATCTATGCAAATAACGGAGGTTGTGGCAGCAGAAGACCGGCAGATTTCGATTATTTTAAATATGAAGATTAAGCGAATGTGAAATCACACAGACGGGAGTTAAGTTGAAAAAACAAAAGGTGTTTTTTCAACATCCTGATTTAAACGTGTGCAAGTGCAAATAGACTAGAGCACACAGATGGGAGCTTTATGAAGTATAGTACGATGTTTTACACAAAACCGGCAGATGTGAATCCTAGAAACCCCGAGGCTTGGAATGATGCACTTCCTATAGGGAATGGCTCCCTTGGTGGCATGGTTTTTGGAGGAATTGAAAAAGAGCGTATTCAGTTAAATGAGGATACGTTATGGTATGGTAGCGGCGGCAGAGACCGTGTTAATCCGGATTCTATGAAATACCTACAGGAGATTCGCAATCTATTAAAAGCAGGTAAAATAAAAGAGGCACAAAGACTAGGTGAATTAAGTATGGTGGCGGGGCCTGAGGGAGAACGAAATTATACAACCGCCGGGGATGTAACGTTGAATTTTGAACTGGATAAAGAAGCAGCTACAGACTATAAGAGAACTCTTGATTTGGAAAAGGCAATTGCCGGAACTACCTACAAGTTAGGTGGAGTCATCTATGAAAGAGAGGCTTTTGTTAGCAATGTACATAATGTGTTAGTAGTGAGAATGAAAGCCAGTGAAAAAGGTGCACTTCATTTTATTCTTGCATTATCCAGGGCAAAGTATCTGAATGAGAATAAAGCAGTGGGTGATAATAAGATTCAGTTAAGTGGAATAGAAGGAGGAAATGGTGTATCCTTTTGTGTAGCTGCTAAAGTAGTGGATACGGATGGAAAGGTGTATACCATTGGTAACAGGGTATTACTAGAGGAGGCTTCAGAAGCAACTTTGCTGCTTACGATTCGTACCAGCTATTATGGAGAGAATCCGGAGAAATGGTGCGAAAAGACACTGGAAGCTGCACAGCAGTATTCCTATGATGAACTTAAAACAGAACATATTAAGGATTATCAAGCTTTGTACAATAGAATGTCTCTTACCATGAAAGAAGATAAAGACTTAGCAGAGTTGCCTATTGACGAACGTCTTCAAAAGGTAAAGGATGGTCAGGTCGACTTAGGACTAATCGCCATGTATTTCAATTTTGGACGTTACCTGCTTATTTCCTGTAGCAGACCGGGAACTATGGCTGCTAATTTACAAGGAATATGGAATAAAGATTTTAATCCCCCTTGGGACAGCAAATTCACTATAAATATTAATACAGAGATGAATTACTGGCCGGCAGAGATATGTAATCTGTCCGAATGCCATATGCCGCTCTTTGATTTACTAACAAAAATGCTTCCAAGTGGTAAAAAAGTAGCGGAAAAAATGTATGGCTGCAGAGGCTTTGTAGCGCATCATAATACCGATGTGTGGGGAGACTGTGCACCTCAGGACATTTATATGCCTGCAACTATATGGCCAATGGGAGCAGCATGGTTGACAACACATATCTGGGAGCATTATCTCTTTACCCTGGATGAAGCATTTTTAAGAACCTACTTTGAACTAATTAGAGAATGTGCCTTGTTTTTCAGAGATTATCTATTTGAAAATGAAGAGGGACAGTTGGTAACGGGCCCTAGTGTATCACCGGAAAACACCTATATTCATCCCAGTGGGGATAGGGGAACCCTATGCATTGGACCATCTATGGATA
The nucleotide sequence above comes from Anaerocolumna cellulosilytica. Encoded proteins:
- a CDS encoding glycoside hydrolase family 43 protein, whose translation is MKEFDGNKSNREYCNPVQRGFFPDPSVIRVGEDYYMVNSSFQYFPAIPISHSKDMVHWHIIGHAVVNTEYLPMEDIKDSHGIWAPDISYVDGTFYIFATLRLNGDGGRGNNVLRRQLMVTSKTPEGPYSKPVWLEADAIDPSHFVDEDGKHYMVIASAATVYEISSDCTKLISGPKVAWPGTGERCPEGPHIMKKDGWYYAIVAEGGTGYGHGINVARSKNLYGPYEECPYNPVIRQKDPKASLQRTGHGKLVQTQNGDWWIYYLLGRPNEGKFTTVGRESGLDPVTWTDDGWFIVNEGKGPSLVQKAPMLPECIYERNTMDDFDKETLNLEWEFVRLPDNGSWSLTERPGYFRIWTRDGQLHEIKAKNTLLRREQELSYKAETKLEFYPERNGEQAGLTCYYSTATYVRFSLCYEEGRKLQLVINRNHGEELMAEVKDIKEAPVYLKVEVDKLTRSFYYSYDGIAWEKAGVLTDCIYLCDEGVPDDPKRHTGTLVGIYANNGGCGSRRPADFDYFKYED
- a CDS encoding glycoside hydrolase family 95 protein yields the protein MKYSTMFYTKPADVNPRNPEAWNDALPIGNGSLGGMVFGGIEKERIQLNEDTLWYGSGGRDRVNPDSMKYLQEIRNLLKAGKIKEAQRLGELSMVAGPEGERNYTTAGDVTLNFELDKEAATDYKRTLDLEKAIAGTTYKLGGVIYEREAFVSNVHNVLVVRMKASEKGALHFILALSRAKYLNENKAVGDNKIQLSGIEGGNGVSFCVAAKVVDTDGKVYTIGNRVLLEEASEATLLLTIRTSYYGENPEKWCEKTLEAAQQYSYDELKTEHIKDYQALYNRMSLTMKEDKDLAELPIDERLQKVKDGQVDLGLIAMYFNFGRYLLISCSRPGTMAANLQGIWNKDFNPPWDSKFTININTEMNYWPAEICNLSECHMPLFDLLTKMLPSGKKVAEKMYGCRGFVAHHNTDVWGDCAPQDIYMPATIWPMGAAWLTTHIWEHYLFTLDEAFLRTYFELIRECALFFRDYLFENEEGQLVTGPSVSPENTYIHPSGDRGTLCIGPSMDSQIITDIFKQYLEAARILRLEDDLGEEVKAMISKLPKPSVGKHGQIKEWAVDYEEAELGHRHISHLYALYPSNQLTYERTPELMKNARITLERRLSNGGGHTGWSRAWIINMWARLRDGEEAGKNVQAILAKSTAINLFDMHPPFQIDGNFGACAGIAEMLVQSQAEIIHFLPALPDTWVEGTIMGIKARGNIEMDVSWKDGEVTKLVIRSLSGRAARFVAPNSLWLKNTEGEVTIKEEEAGFLLAGNGSSYSCCFEK